The genomic stretch TTCTCTGAGGACATTCACATTAACACCAGTTCTGTTAAATATAAAAGCTTTCCACTTTGCAGAGTTAACCTAATAGCTATTCAAGATCCAACTTTGTCTCATTTAAACCCACTAAAATCATAATTTAGTCAGTTTCTATCAGTGAGCCGCTTTAGCAACTTTCCATGGTTGAGTGGAATGAGACAACACATACTGCTTCTATTATCGTGTTGACTCACCATCTATTGCTTTTAACGGCTCATTTGAGCATCATTTTGCTGGGGTGATGGAAAACGTAACATTGGCAAAATCCTTGAAAATCTTCCATTGGAGATAGATATTTCATAGTTCATAATTCTGGATTAACGATTATCTACTATAATTACTGTTAATATCCAATAAATAATTGCagttaatatctaataaaaaattacaggTAATATCTAATAAACATCATCGCTAATTATTGATAACTTATAATTCATTATTACCCTGTCCGTACAATGTTTACACAGTATGCCCACTTAAGTGACTAAAATCGGCATGCGTCCTTCAATCTTCTTGTCGAAAAGTTCTGTGATAGGTTGTATTAGTGAGGTATTTCATGCCATGGCactggaaaaatacattttgtaaccAAGATTGTCATAtgagtgaaaagtttcataattgAAGTTGGAAATTCATGGATTCATATGGGGTAATTCACGGAACCTAAAAAAATTAGTGTATAAGTGAGGTTATAGTATAACTGAGGGTAGTATATCTGAGGTTCTACCATATTTAAGAAATGTTAATCAGCAAATTGTTAAACATTAAATATAGTAGTAATTGGAAAGGgcatagaatgaatttttatctcatttcgtGTCTTACACTTAACTCTCAGTTTTAAAATGTGCCATAAATCATGGCTCTAAGGCAACTTAGTGATGAAATAATGATATGGTTGTGAAATAAGTACCgtgtatgtctgaatatagtcccccctttatttccaaaaatgcctgtggtaaaagtaaagggggggctatattcaaacgcatttttttaacttttcccgaaactgaatcCTTAAAAATTAggggagggggactatatttggagaaatacggtatatgaTGTATAATGATTGCATTCCCATTTGCATGCTTAATTAATTAGTCCCATTTACAAGCATGGCAGGTTATGCAACTCTTTACCAGCTGAGTTACAAAACATTTCCTTGCCCTTGATATGTAAGAAGAAAgttcatatacatctacataataccctgcgagccgcctaaaaggcgtgtggcagggggtgttaggacaccagctgcttacaactaaaaaaaatgaagtgctctaacgaggttgggactagtgtttattgaagtccttaatggtttgggggaaaaacgaattcccatcaTCCGTTCGGCAagaaaatctctcttaatttatcgcttctatcggacctggaaatatagtgtggctctaatattatgttcactgtgtcgctcttaaagatatccattctcaattgttcaaacaatctaagcctagcgcgcagcctccgagtctccaatggctcccagcctaattcgtttaacatctgggtaacactgtctgtacgcccatagcagtttttgacgaagcgtgcagccttcctttgtattttattcagtttgcggattaactctttttgcaccggatcccatacgctcgctgcatattcaaggtgcggtcagacgagagtgaaatagcacctttcttttactttctcatccgaaaatcttcccacaatacgcttgacgaatcctaatttcttcagggctatgccgcaaatattctttatatgtgttccccacatgAGATTCAAGGTTATCGTTActtccaggtacttcacttcgtctgttgcctttatgttaataccatccactgcataaacatggttagagttggacgaattccgcaagaaatgtaccgccatgcatttgctcatattaagttcgagtccccactcttgtctccacaaatgaacgttgtttaagtcagatgatagaatttcatagtcagagtgatttcgcgatagatgacagcgtcatcagaaaataaacgtattttactgctaatacgggagcagagatcattaatgtatataatgaacaactgggggccgattacgcttccttgtggaacacctgatgtaacttttacaacatcagagctaattccgtcaagaactactttttgtttacgatcactgagaaagtcgcgtatccagtttacaactgtttcatttaatccgcatgactgtaatttgtataaaagtttgttgtgaggttcagtgtcgaaagctttcttaaaatctagaaatagtgcgtcaacttgtctttttgattcaccagattttatgacgtcgtgaagaaagagcgcgagctgtgtttcgcatgatctaccttttcggaatcagtgctgacagtcatggaggaagttacgtctgtccaagaaagtcatgatattgctaacgatgatatgctcaagtatcttgcctatagtcgatgttaatgaaatcggacggtagttgcctgggtcatgtctgtttccctttttgaatacgggtgtaacgcttgcaattttccagtctagcggtaacttcccttcggagagtgacttcttgaatatgatctccaagtaaggtgcgatctgtggagctaactccttgaggacacgcgcgggtattccctctgGACCCAGAGATTTAATGAAgataaagatgataaaaaaagttaaagatGCTGTCAAGTTTGTAACTGTTCCTACCTATGAATCAGTAATTGATCTTAAGTCTGATACTGGCCAGATTGAATGTATCTCATTGTGAAGTAATGTATTCTTATGTACAATTTAATATCACGAGAGTTTCGAATGCTGTGTGcattgattgtttaattttttatagtcTTTATTTTCGTACTTAAAATTGAGTGAACATATACATTTTatctaatatattttaattgtgcCTAGAGTAATTTACAATTTCATGTGAAGGGTTATCTCATTGATatcaatgaattaataaatatgattCAAGGcaggttatttttcaaaaatgttaaaattctcataaattgtacaaaaaaataGTATCACGCAAAAAGGTCTGGGGGTATTCAATTTGAGGTGAGTCGAGGTACAGCACATTCccaattatccaggctaatgatgggaagAGGCGGCATGAATAATTGGAAAAGAtgaataacccaaactttcactttaatttcgtGTAATGTTCACAATTTACGCAAATCAAATAGTGTATTATTATTTACACACATTGTCCGTTATTTTAGATATCTTTCTTTTCCCAACTGTCATCTTTGTAGCAGAGATGACGTGATTGTACTCGTACTGGTACTGCTCCAtataatacctggtttccgaaaaccacgcatccgtggctgcaAGGTCACGGAATCTGAAAagagattcgtgcagtgatttTGCACGGTTGCTGCAAAACCACTGCCCGaggtcggaaactacactgtcactGTGTGAACTCCTGCACGAATAATCTTCAACACAGATAAACCACagctggataatcaggagttGGCTGTGTTTAGCTTGTAGGTAACTGGGGGTATTTTATTCAAGGCCcatacagaaaaattttcattaatatcttAGACCCAAAGCAACAGGCATTTGGTGATTTTAGTTTGAATGACccatatatgtatgtatgaatatttattaatatatttcaagttgagtctcctacctaactctgaggtaATAAGCCAcagaaaatttagtacttactgtgagtgttttttatcttttttgtgtacTGCGATTTTGCCCAACATGTGGTTTTTTTAATTACCTcatcgaggaacatttcgaagtgtctattaatatatttctgtgttcatagcattaaaattcatttgatttgtccttgaaacaaattattttttgtctaataCTAGGTGGATCACCGAAGAATTTACCTCTCCTAGAAAATTGTGCTAATCAAGATGTGACTGATAGAGTAATTCTATTTAGAAGTATTCCGGATTTCCAGGAATTAGACCAAATAACCCAAGAAGCAAAATCTGTCACCATAATTGGTGGTGGTTTTCTTGGAAGTGAATTAGCCTGTGCACTAGGTAGAAGAGGTTAGTGCTTTGTAATGTGAGGTTTTAgtgttgttttaaaatattgtagcatttTGAGAGAGAAACAAATAGATGAATAAGAATTAGttataaatctattttattcattgaaaaaatacatttgtttacAGGGAAACAAACAGAAATGCAAGTGAATCAAATTTTCCCTGAAAAGGGTAATATGGGCAAGGTCTTGCCTAAGTACCTAAGTGATTGGACCACAGAAAAGGTTAAGCAAGAGGGAGTGAAAGTCATTCCAGagacatttttagaaaatataagcTTTGAGGACAATTCTCTTACTCTCCTGCTAAGCAATGGGAAAAAGGTATGGTGTAATTTgtgaatttctgaaaaatgatATTGGCCCTCTCTTTGATGTCTTTTATTTCTCAGATGAAAACAGATCAACTCGTGGTAGCTGTTGGTATTGAACCAAATACAGAATTAGCTGAAACATCTAACTTGGAAACTGATGAGGATTGTGGTGGATTTGTCGTAAATGCCGAATTGATGGCTCGAACCAATCTGTGGGTTGTAAGTGTTATGATGTTGACTTTTTTCTGGTCATTGTGCTTTTGGCCTTTGTGTTAgcttgattaaaaaattttctcttgaaaGGCTGGTGACTGCTCGTGTTTCTATGATGTGAAATTGGGGCGCCGAAGAGTGGAGCATCACGACCATGCTGTTGTCTCTGGCCGATTAGCCGGAGAAAACATGACTGGAGAAGGTAATTTAAGAATGCATCTAAAAGGTCTAAGGATGATTTCGCTAGTGTTATGGTTGCTGTTGTAGGTTATGTCAGCTGTAAAAATGGTTGTTATGGAGACTTCCGTTGTGATTtaattgataattgtttttcagATTTATGCCACGTCGTCTCATTTTTAGTGGAAGACAGTTTTGGGTGCATTCCACCTCCTGTCTTTGGGTCTGTCAGGTCGGGTCTTAGGACCtgaagacaatgcatagttggaATATGCCTGAAACTGTCATCCACCAAAAATTGAGTCGAGGTGGCATTAATCCAAAAAACAATTATGTATTGTAGTGATTATATACTAATGACTTCAGGATTGACTAGATGATATCTTtccaatatgaaaaataaaaataatacacacaGAGTATGGGTAACTAATCATGTTTAATGGACATGAGCCAGGTTTTGTAACGCATTTGTTACATTACCTCAACCTTTCTAACTAAgtgttctatttttattttcctgttatGATAGTATGAGAATTTCTTGTGAAGTGTTATTTTTGAAGATTTAATTTTAGTTTAGGTAGTGCCACCTCAATGCTCCTTACTTAAGGCCACAATTCAAAGTTAACTTCTTTATTGAAGCTTTCTTGGCTCATATTGTCAAAATTGATATAAGAATGTATGCCTACATTTTGTATTGGTTATTGGAGGCTTTTATTTAttgaggaattaaatttttttcttgtatcattacatataaaataatttttggggtTGTATATGTGTAAGTCTTTTCACGAATCACAGTGAATACATCAATAGGGTCTCATGTTGATagagaattcatatttttaatttgaattatgaTTTTCATGTACCCTAGTTATGTGGTTGTCTTCACATTTTTAGAGGGAAAGTGATTTTGGCACATACAACACGATGTGCCATTAAGTGTTTTTGTCGAAAATGGGCAGCATGTTTCATGAGTTCTTTCTGGCTCAAATGATCACTTATTTTCATGCATATGTATATATTTGtaaggaatttcaatttttatgtaattatcttTTCTACCAGCTAATGCATATAAACATCAGTCGATGTTCTGGTCTGACTTGGGTCCGGATGTGGGATATGAAGCTATTGGCATTGTAGACTCGTGTTTACCCACTGTTGGAGTGTTTGCCAAAGCAACAGAGAAGGATACACCAAAAGCAGTAGTGACAGCCACTGGAAATGGTGTTCGTTCTGAGACTGAAACTGTAAGAATAACTATGTTCTCCTACAATCTTTGTGAATGGAACTTTAAAAGTATAGCATCCTTTTAAAATGTCCAGAAATGTTGTTTCCTTATAATGTTTAGCTGTAACCCATGTTCTGCTTTGCTATAGgttatattatttgaaattttgtttgacACATTTCTTTCCTAATGGTGCATTTGAATTATCCTGGGTACTGAGAGACATTGAGTCTTGAGAGACTTGTAGATACATAGATTCCATCAGCATTTGTGTTTTTTGCCAAATCCTGAAGCTGATATGAAATTCTGTTTGGTGAGCTTGTTGCTGTCAAATTTTCTTTTCCGCCAAGGAAATCTACATTACATCCAAAGGAGATCAATTGCCAATGAAATGATCATATTCATTATATATGCACTATATTGTGAATAGGATTAAGAGTCCAAGACGAAAACTGGAATCATATTGTTTTTTAGCTGGCTAATGCAACTCGCCTAGCGAGAGAATTTGTCCCACAGCTCCCAAGTTAATTAAAATACACTACAACCATTTGCAAATTAATGTGATTTGCTGTGGCTCATATGTTGCTTTGCAGTTGAATGATGTGCCCAAAAGTTTCAGTGTGTTGATACCTCATTCTTATcttttttgaaacatttatctatGTAGTTGAGGTAtctttagtttttgtttattccttgtTCTTATTAGAGCCATTTATTCATGCTTTTTACCAATCTAGTATACATGTTGTAATTTTAATGCTCGTTACTGCTGCTTTAAAATTAGCTTTAGCTTTAAATATTGTGTCAAATAGGTTTAAAGTGATTGCCATTTGTGTAGAATGGAGTTATACATAGTTAATTATCTTATTATTCTCAGATTTTCTTATCTTTTCATATTCCTTCCTATTTTATGGCAACAATTGTTTGATACATAGGTGGAtcttggggggtggggggacacgtgccccccccccccagaccctttaaaaatatgcaagatttttaatacagtcccattatcattgcgtttgttttgtattacaaggtatcctttcccccccccccctccctgaacaaaatcctggatttggccttgcttgtgcccccactggaagaaatcctggatcctcccctggTTTGATATTTCCCTTTTCTGCATCAAATAGCAAATGGAAATCTGCTGTCTCTCTATTATCTGACTCGGGATGGGATTGGATCTGCTAATTTATTGTACCTTCTTTGCTTCTCTTAATCCAGGCTGCTAAGCCTGTCAAGCCGAGTTGTGGTGATATGCAGCCTCCTAAAGATGGAGAGGATTACGGCAAAGGAGTTATCTTCTATCTAAGAGATGATATAGTAGTTGGAATAGTGCTTTGGAATGTGTTCAACAGGATGGCTGTGGCAAGACAGGTTAGTGACtgatccaaataaaatattattaaaattgatacatGTGTATATTTACTGGGGTTAGAAATTTCATTCTCCTTACCCTTTGCAATAAACCttgacaattttatatttttacaggttCTACAAGAGGACAAGAAATATGAGGATCTCAATGAAGTGGCCAAGTTATTCAACATTCATGGGGATTAGCGGCTGTTTCTCAAGCATTTTATGTTCTTCAAGTggggaacggaaaaaaataaacacttagtTGTTAAAAGCTTTATACAGTTTTGCAGATTGAGTTTGAAAAGGGTGCAAATTCAGGAAGCTACACTGATCATTCAAGTTCAAAGCTACCCTTAGGTTGATAATTGCtattgtttaataataaataagtgaATTTAAACAGCGAAATGCATTTATCCAGTGCTGAGCACATTTTTTCGGAAGCCAACAATTATGCACATTCAATAAGTGAGAGTATAACAAAAGCCTTTGCATGGTAATACTCTATGTGTGACAATAGTTTTTCAAGCCGTCTTTATTTTAAGCACTTACTGTTTGTTCTCTTTGCATCAGTTTTGGACTTagcttgaaattgaaattttttacttggATTATGCTTGGCAGATTGCAGATTAGGATTGACCAATAAATTTCTTTAGTAATTGAAATTAGAGAATCATCGATTGATATGTGAAGCATAACTGAAAAATTAACTAATTAGCTCTAAGTTATCATTTGTGAATTTGATTTTCGAGTTTATTGTAACTCCACTGTTGGAATTTAACTGGCTGATGGCACCTAAGTTCTGATTACTTCAAGTTGAACATAGTTTAAATTATGATAGAAAACTCAGCTGATGATTTTAGTGATGCCAGAACGTTTATTACAGTGATGAACTGTCCTTTGTATCTTTTATTTCCCATATAAATCAATGTATTGTTTCTCCCATTATTACCCTCCGTAATGTGGACCCTTTTGTTCAAATTGTTCTAAAAAACGTTTTGtggaattcttgttttttttctgattaagGACTTATGTTCCTCAGTGGAGCAGTAACCATTTGGCTGTGATGACATTTAATAGTTATCATGTGATTCATGCTAATCCCAGTCTTGGTTTCTTCTTGTGGAGGATGTTAATGTTTGCATGTGCATGTGCTTGAAAATTGCTCGATCATCAATTCCTGTTTGAAGGCATCTTCATTTTTTGGGTTTTCTCTTTGTTCATAGCTGGAGAAGTCCAATTGACATTAACATCTATATTGATGCTGCTCTTCAAGCATCCTCAAGTGGTGTGTGATTGGGTTGGTTGAACACCAGCTGCTTGAATGAAAAAAGAGAACACATCATCCAATTTCAAGCAATATTTGAGTGTTCTGATTGTGGCCTTGCATTCAGAATGGTCCTATGTTATCTATGCCAAAAAGTGTTCTTGTATCTATCC from Ischnura elegans chromosome 7, ioIscEleg1.1, whole genome shotgun sequence encodes the following:
- the LOC124162908 gene encoding apoptosis-inducing factor 1, mitochondrial; this encodes MYRYFTAAKALTGFVRVTTPCARRAPEPARFYSTKGPGKPPDQRRPCSQPTKPIEPCRPKVALKEKCKSQMDDQPKPCGPWKEAHKKKNDNYNRILLLGLATTIGTLLLMWWYGAFNTTDDSDKSKKKKKISREVEKIPKDSSEIPSCVPYLLVGGGTASLSAFRAIKTKDPKAKVLVISTEGDNPYMRPPLSKELWFSDNPEAVKNLTFKQWNGKERSLFFEPEEFYVQCMELMDKPNGGVAVARGWKVVKIDPDEQIAYLEDGYQIKYGKCLVATGGSPKNLPLLENCANQDVTDRVILFRSIPDFQELDQITQEAKSVTIIGGGFLGSELACALGRRGKQTEMQVNQIFPEKGNMGKVLPKYLSDWTTEKVKQEGVKVIPETFLENISFEDNSLTLLLSNGKKMKTDQLVVAVGIEPNTELAETSNLETDEDCGGFVVNAELMARTNLWVAGDCSCFYDVKLGRRRVEHHDHAVVSGRLAGENMTGEANAYKHQSMFWSDLGPDVGYEAIGIVDSCLPTVGVFAKATEKDTPKAVVTATGNGVRSETETAAKPVKPSCGDMQPPKDGEDYGKGVIFYLRDDIVVGIVLWNVFNRMAVARQVLQEDKKYEDLNEVAKLFNIHGD